A single Clostridium sp. AN503 DNA region contains:
- a CDS encoding spore coat protein CotJB, protein MADRAQLLQQIQEISFVVNDLTLYLDTHPLDTDALDNFSQAKAQRKQLMEQFARQFEPLTVDCVCPDTNNETDSHCKYPGQKHFTWSDGPLPWDNQGGAL, encoded by the coding sequence ATGGCTGACCGCGCACAGCTTCTACAGCAGATCCAGGAGATCAGCTTTGTGGTAAATGACTTAACCCTTTATCTGGACACCCATCCGCTCGATACGGACGCCCTGGACAATTTCAGCCAGGCGAAGGCACAGCGCAAACAGCTTATGGAACAGTTTGCCCGCCAGTTTGAGCCGCTGACCGTGGACTGCGTATGTCCCGATACCAACAACGAAACCGACAGTCACTGCAAATACCCGGGGCAAAAGCATTTTACCTGGTCCGACGGACCGCTTCCCTGGGACAACCAAGGAGGTGCTTTATAA
- a CDS encoding spore coat associated protein CotJA: MQTCNCHPVPSAEAGLVLAISTVPLQPWETPYAPEKALKQGTIFPALDKPFYVTADGSANIPEACSCKAGQKGGAHHG; encoded by the coding sequence ATGCAAACCTGCAACTGTCATCCGGTCCCGTCAGCGGAAGCCGGCCTGGTTCTCGCCATTTCAACCGTCCCCCTGCAGCCCTGGGAGACACCCTACGCCCCGGAAAAAGCCCTGAAACAGGGTACCATTTTCCCGGCGCTTGACAAACCGTTCTATGTTACTGCGGACGGTTCCGCCAATATTCCCGAAGCCTGTTCCTGTAAGGCAGGACAAAAAGGAGGTGCCCATCATGGCTGA
- a CDS encoding manganese catalase family protein: protein MWTYEKRLQFPVNITQTCPKTASLIISQFGGPDGELAASMRYLSQRYTMPCKEVGGLLTDIGTEELAHLEIICAMVYQLTKNLTPEEAKTAGFDAYYVDHTTALWPTAAAGVPFNACEFQSKGDAITDLHEDLAAEQKARTTYDNLIRIIENPEVREPLKFLRAREVVHFQRFGEALEKIKSTMDAKNFYYFNPEFDKAMK, encoded by the coding sequence ATGTGGACTTATGAAAAACGGCTGCAGTTCCCGGTCAACATCACACAGACCTGCCCCAAAACAGCATCGCTCATCATCTCTCAGTTCGGCGGACCCGACGGCGAGCTGGCTGCTTCCATGCGTTATCTTTCCCAGCGCTACACCATGCCATGTAAGGAAGTGGGCGGACTTTTAACGGATATCGGAACGGAGGAACTGGCGCACCTTGAGATCATCTGCGCCATGGTCTACCAGCTTACCAAGAACCTGACCCCGGAGGAGGCCAAAACCGCAGGCTTTGACGCCTACTATGTGGATCACACCACCGCCCTCTGGCCTACGGCGGCGGCAGGCGTGCCTTTTAACGCCTGTGAATTCCAGTCCAAGGGCGACGCGATCACGGACCTGCATGAGGACCTTGCCGCAGAGCAGAAGGCCCGCACCACCTACGACAACTTGATCCGCATCATCGAAAATCCGGAAGTCCGGGAACCGCTCAAGTTCCTGCGCGCCCGGGAGGTAGTCCATTTCCAGCGTTTTGGGGAGGCGCTGGAAAAGATCAAATCCACCATGGATGCCAAAAACTTCTATTATTTCAACCCTGAATTTGACAAAGCAATGAAGTAA